The Phytoactinopolyspora mesophila nucleotide sequence TGAAGGGCATCATCGCGCCGTTCGTCGCCAGCGTGCTCGAGTCTCGGTGACATCGCACGGTTCACTGAGCTGATGCGTTTAGAAGGGCGGGGTGTCGGGCGGAGTGGTCCCAGACGGTTGAGGACTTCCCGGCGGGTCGTGAACGCCGTGACGCTGGGTATCGCTGCCGTTGCGCGAGGGGGTGTCTGCCGCGTCGGGCGCAATGCGGGGAATCTGGACCACACTGGTGTGGCCAGTGGGGCTGGTCCATTGCTGGCGACCGTTGCCGAGATCTTTGACGTGCCAGCCGGCGCGGTGTTTCTGCATATGGCAGGGTTTGCACAGGGCAGAGCAATTGCAGGCCGATGTCGGTCCGTAGGGCCACGGCCGCCGATGGTCGATCTCGCACCGCATCGCCGGACGATGACAACCGGGTGCCATACACTCGCGGTCTCGCAGTAGAACGAAGTCCACCAGCTCTTGCGGCGGCGAGTATCGGGTAGTGCCGTAATCGATGGCGTGCCCACCGGCCGGAGCGGTGCCCACCCAACGCCAGAAACCGGCAGCGGCCAACGCCCGGGCGGCATCGGCGTCGATCGGCCCGTATCCGTCGAGATGGGCGGGGTGTTCACTCAGCCCGAGCAGGGCGGTCATGGGAATGGTGATATTCACGCTGACCGGTCGTCCATGCATAGTGGCCAGCCGAGTTCCGGTAGCGGCGCCGCACTCGGCGCATTCGTGTCCACCAAGATGACCTGTGGCCAGTGAAGACCACCCGAATGACGCCAACGCATCGGCCCGACGTTGCGCCCGTGTACGAGAACCCTGCTTCGAGCCCGCCGCTGGCGCGGCGGCGTCACGTGACGCGGCCGGGTCCTCGGCGCGGGCACCTATATCAGGGTCTTCACCGCCGGCGCCTTCACCGCCGGCGCCTTCACCGCGGGCGCCATCACCGTCGGCACTAGCACCACCGGCGCCATGACCATCGGTCCCATCTCGTGCGTCGGCGACAGCGTTCAGGGCGGCCAGGACGGCGGCCGCTTC carries:
- a CDS encoding HNH endonuclease signature motif containing protein, whose product is MSQSHEDAAVRVNTPGQAARAVADDVDAAWVRLIESEFAGDAECGAEGVSEPERPWTDPEDSLGACPSDPDATAAPGVRAGQFGLGPEADSSRFATMVPGTSLAMALEAFPLSQLDVHEVADAVAAWERIVAWARAKQAEAAAELTRRPEIRPDNPHGFGALHPVPVAAGALCAVRPWTKPQAEKLVDHAVTLVEECPNVHAALAQGRLDESKARILTRTLNKCGPGVAALIEKAVLPFVHGWTDVKLSRVVNELLHELDAAGAKHRHREARSRRDVWVEPADEGMAWLVAYLPAEEAAAVLAALNAVADARDGTDGHGAGGASADGDGARGEGAGGEGAGGEDPDIGARAEDPAASRDAAAPAAGSKQGSRTRAQRRADALASFGWSSLATGHLGGHECAECGAATGTRLATMHGRPVSVNITIPMTALLGLSEHPAHLDGYGPIDADAARALAAAGFWRWVGTAPAGGHAIDYGTTRYSPPQELVDFVLLRDRECMAPGCHRPAMRCEIDHRRPWPYGPTSACNCSALCKPCHMQKHRAGWHVKDLGNGRQQWTSPTGHTSVVQIPRIAPDAADTPSRNGSDTQRHGVHDPPGSPQPSGTTPPDTPPF